From Camelina sativa cultivar DH55 chromosome 5, Cs, whole genome shotgun sequence:
NNNNNNNNNNNNNNNNNNNNNNNNNNNNNNNNNNNNNNNNNNNNNNNNNNNNNNNNNNNNNNNNNNNNNNNNNNNNNNNNNNNNNNNNNNNNNNNNNNNNNNNNNNNNNNNNNNNNNNNNNNNNNNNNNNNNNNNNNNNNNNNNNNNNNNNNNNNNNNNNNNNNNNNNNNNNNNNNNNNNNNNNNNNNNNNNNNNNNNNNNNNNNNNNNNNNNNNNNNNNNNNNNNNNNNNNNNNNNNNNNNNNNNNNNNNNNNNNNNNNNNNNNNNNNNNNNNNNNNNNNNNNNNNNNNNNNNNNNNNNNNNNNNNNNNNNNNNNNNNNNNNNNNNNNNNNNNNNNNNNNNNNNNNNNNNNNNNNNNNNNNNNNNNNNNNNNNNNNNNNNNNNNNNNNNNNNNNNNNNNNNNNNGAGAACATCAGAAGCGAGAGGATTTCTTCTGTCAGGAACATGACATCTCTGATTGACCGGTGCACTTTTATGTACAAGATTCCTGGGGCAGCTGTGGAGATTCCACCAGAGTAGCGAGACCCGAAACCATGGCCAAGGAGTGCGCCCACTCCCCCATAACTGCAGAGTTGGGAGGTAGGTGTCAGACCAAGAGTGCAAGTGAAGCAGCTTCTGAGGAGCTGAATAACAGCATCGCTGTTGTGGTGGAATACAGTCCTGGAGGCTGAGAAGATAAGAAAGTCACTCCAGCGCTTCACTTTCTGAGTCCACAGCGATGTCACAATCGGCATGCAGGGCCAGGGGCAAGCGGCAGCAAGGGAGTCCAAGGCAGGTCCCACTAGTACAAGGAAACGCTCTGTTGCTTTGTCGAGCTTGTAGGTTATAGTGAGGCTGACTAGTGCAGCGAGAGGCAAGGGAAGTGTAGCCGCAGAGATTCCATCTGCAAATAAATACATACATGTTTTAAGGGATGAGAGATTGCCAGTGTAATCATTGTATTCATTTGTTCCAGCATATTCTTTTCAAGCTTTCTCTGCAGTTGCAGTTTTACAGATATGACAACTGTTTACAGGTCTACTAAGCAAGACCCCCAGGGACATGTTGTCGGGGACTGCCATAACTGCATCTAACCAAGACCCCCCAGGGATATGTTGTCCGGGACTGCCATGACTGCATCTAAGCAAGATCCCCCAGGGACATGTTGTTTGGGACTGCGACGACTGCATCTAAGGTTCTAACCTTTCATGTACAAGACCCCTAGAACCTGAGTATATCTGCGAGAGAAGAAAAGCATTACCTGCCGGAAGCCTTGGGACGTCAACGCCAGTAGCTGCTAAGATCTTCTCTATCTGTTGCTCAACACTTGCTAAATTTGCTGCAGGACTAGGCCAGTCAGTTCCATTCATAGAAACGGGCTTCCACAGACCTCGTGTTACTTCCGAGGAAAAGTAGCTAACCATGGTTCCTAGTGTTGCTGGCAGAAAATCAGCCAAGATTTTTAGACCTGAAACAAATGAAGCGGGCAGATTTTAGATCACGCCTACCCCACTATTGGCTGCCTTCGGAGCAGCGTTTGTGAATTATGATGCACCCAGACAGTCATACAAAAATAGCCTATAATGTGGTGAGTTGGTAATCGTCATATGTAGAAAAGTATCCCCTTGTCCAAATATATTTCACTAAGAGGTGTCAATCTCTATATTTACAGGAAAATAGACAAACCTGTTGCTAGTTCCCGAGGAGAAAGTGATCCATGAGCACAGGCAGTAAGAGTAGCATCAAGCACAAACGGGGCCGCTTCCAAGATATCCCAAGCAGGTAACTTGAGTTGATCAGAAGAGTCGTCCACCCCGGAAGTAGATAAACTACTGCTCCCTGAAGATGGAGTTAGTGACTGACTACCACCCTTATTTGCCTTCTTGAACATCATGCTAAGGAGGGAATCAACAATGTGATGCACTGGGCTTCCTGTCTTTAGTTCAGAGAGAATTGAAGCCATACATTCTTGATGCTGCCGATACCACTGTTTCAGTCTGGGGAATGAATCCATGAAGATGGGATCGACAGAGACATCTATCACTTTCGAAAATCTTCGACGTGCCATGCGATCCTTTGGGGACTTTCCAAAACATTCCAGTCGGCAATTTCTCACTAACAAGAGATACTCGGGGCTTGGTTGAGGACCCACCGGCGGAACATCTCCCAAGACGTAATCTAGTGGTGGGTGATCAAATCTCCATAACCTTAGAAGAAGCGTAAATGCAGTGGAGAAAACAGCATGAGAGGAGATTACTTCCCCAGTTGGGAGAGTCCATGTAATGTTCGGAATACCGGAGCCAAATGCTTCACATATAGGCATCAAGGCACCAGCAAGCAATGGGACCTGACAAAATAAGTATAAATACTAACCCATTGAAAATAGCACATTCTTTGTCTATTGCCAAAAAACATAAGTTgaagaggaacaaaaaaaaaacctaccaCACCGTGCAATGAGAAAATCTGAACACAATCTATGGGTGATATCCCAACAAGAAGAACATTAAGAAACGGCGCAGAACTGATTAGATGGCTATAACTCCCAGAAAGATCAGTTGGAGCCGGAGGCGAGAGTAAAGTTACAATGAAGATAATGACATGCTCCTGGTATTAATCAGAGATGGGGTTAGATATATAAGATGAGGAGGCCGCAGAAAGAAGATCTAAGCGGAGCAATGGGAGCAATTAAACTTTCTCGAATGAAGATCACAGAATTGGAATCTAGGTGCCAAACATACTTGTATGCTCCAACCACGAAATAGAGATGCTCCACAGAGAATAGAAGCCGCAGCTAGCTTCTCATCTTCTGAACCAGTAGTTGCAACCTCGTACATCTTTTCGATCTCTGCTAAGCTTCCATCATATTAATGAGTTCAATTCAGTTGCCTTAAAGCTGAGAAGGTTTAAAAAACTCCACTTACATAGTCTTGGAAACAGACAATACTCAATTATAAACAGGTATTAGTACATGCAAACTACATATATGGTCTTTTTCCTACTAATGCCCCTTTTAACTAATGACCTAAagagaaacataaacaaagatCGATTTAGATTAAACATACCTAGAAGCTGGAGTTGCGATTAGTGAATTTGTCAATGACGGTGTTAGAGGAGAACCCTTCATAACTAGAGACCAACCAGAAATATTCCCAGCAATACCTTGAGGAACTTGATTGGTTCCCCCAGTTACAAAGCCTGGCCAGAGATATGCGGATGTGTCCAACAGATTTCTGGAGATACAAGCTTCCACTATGAGATGGCGCATGTTACCAGCTGTGCCAACACATATCACAATTACCAAACCACACATATACCAACCAGAATGCTGGCGCAGTTTAATATTGGGAGAGCAAAAAGTAGATGGCAAATTTACTTACAGCAACCACATGGAGATTCGCTCATGCTTGTATTTTCATGGGATTCATGACCATTTGTATTGCCGGAAATGAACATAACAGCTTTAGCAACAGCTTGATTTGCACCAGACTGTACGGAACGTGGTGGTGTCAGCAAGCTTTCATAATCACCAAGTTGTTGTAAGCTATTGACTAATCCTTGTCggcattttccttttttctctttccacTGGTTGTGTGGGCTAGATGAGCTTTGATCAATCCATTGGCTTTCTTCTTCGTCAATAATATTGGCAACTGCAAGTGGAGTGACGGATAGTAATACACAAAGAAACGTGTCGGTGCGAGGCACAGGACCCTCGATTGGGTCTCTTTCCTTCAAATTACAACATAAATTCGTCAATTTAAAACTTCATAAGACACATTCTCATTATATAAGCTTCTAATTATAAATCATGCATATGTGCAACAGAAGTTGGTGCCTCACACATGTTATTACTTAGTTCAGATCATGTTTCCATCATATGCATGAAAAAGCAATAACGCAGATATAGATTCTCCTAAAAGCagaaagatcagaaaaaatAACCCTAATGCTAAAAGCTTAGTAGTGTCAGAATAGATTGCTACCCTTTGCACAAGGCGTAAGGCTGCTAACCATAGAGCTAGAAAGGCATCATGCCATGTTGTACTGTTAGCTGCCTGCAATGCTTTTACAAGACCTGCAAATATTCGCTTATGTTCAAATAAAACCCATAACAATAAGTATGAAGATATTTGAGGAGACGAGATATGCAAGAACGACAATGGAGAAATCTACTAGCACCGGTTAGATTTTCAACAGCGCTGGCTGCTGCAGCTTGTGTCCCATCCATTATGTCTTCGAAGAAAAGATCAATGGGAAGCCAAAGTGCAGACTCACTAGTCCCATGATGCTGACTAGTCAATGCTAACTTAGAGCCAGAGGAGACAATCGCATGAAACTCTCCTCGAGGGATGGTCTTGCTCTCCCTTTCAAGAAATTTACGTGTATGATAGGCCAGCTGTGTAAGGGCTTCTGGATTTATATGTTTTGAATTCCTCACTGTCAATGATTTGGTTGCCAGCACTCCAAAGCGCTGACTGAAATCTTCCCAGTGTGTTGGCCTGAAGAGAAAGGAAACTTTGAGGGATTGGTAGAGAAACATCTGAAGACGTTGgtacattttcattcatttgcaAGAAATCAAGCTCATGAGGCCGGCATTGTCCACAATGATACGAATCAGACAAAAACAGAAAGGGGTGCTAGTTAAAAAAAGGTCTTACATGTTTTGACTTGCCAAGTGAAGAATCCTTGATGTTACTTTATTCTGCAAAAATTCTTGGATTAGCTCGATAGCCATTTCAGTGTTTGCTTTCTCTAGTGCATCATGGTTCTCATTTCTCTTGACAGGATTTTCCAGCCCATCTATTTCCATGTCGTGTGGCCTGCTAGGCCATTTAGACCTCTTAGTAGATGTCAGTTCTAGAAGCCCTTCCTCGTCTAGGGATGCATCAACTAGCTGCCAGACAATGGAGAAGACAAATGCAAGGAGAATACTTCCCGGCTCTTGATCTTGGATACCAAAGGTTTCAGAAAGATGAAGGATGTCATTGATGGAATTCATTGTCCTGTTCATTTGTAAACTTTCACATTGGTATGcatttaaaaacctaaaaagaagGAGAGCTAATCAAAGAAATATGAGCTCTATGATTACTCCAATAAAAACCAGTGCATTAAAAGTCTTAATGCACCGCCAAAAGAAGATCTAAAAAGTATTTACACATACTCTTGAACTCGAAACTAAAGCCTGGTTATACACACCATATCGACAAAACACCATTAACTGAGATTAGGAACTCACTTGTGATATCCTGGTCCTCTGATTAGAGGCATGAACGAGAATGCATGTCTCTTGAGAAGTTCCATATAGAGCCTATAGGCTGCGGGATGAAGCTTTCTATTCGAGATTACCCTAAAATTAGCAACCATAAGAATTACAAGGATAGATCAAAAACAGTAAGATGATTAGACTGTAGTGTTCTAAATGAGCCtactctgaaaacaaaaaaaaagagatattacAGACAGTTTGAAGGAAATGTTTCAAGAAGCAGCATAATGAATTTAGTAGTAAATCCGGAGATTACGAGCGAGCATTAACCAAGTGTATAGGAAATTCCATATAACTGGTTCCAGAGCCAAACCTAAAAGACTTTCCAAGTAGGGAGTTACCTTGGGTAGAGAAGGGCGAGGACAAGTAGGGGAGGGACAAGATTGACGGATATAGCTTTCTCGAGAAGCTTCCATGAAAGAGGAGTGTGATTTTCCCAGAAGATGTGGGAGACGAGGAGTTGAGCGAGGTCCGGGGAGGGAAGGGAGACTCCAGAAGAGGTGAGGGTCAAGCGAAGCTGAAGAGCCCAGTGAAGCGGATCGACGTTCTTCTCCTGCGCCGACCTAATAAGAGACGTAACCGAGTGCCAGAGAGTCGGTTGAAAATCCGACGGAGCCACGGCCATTGGACGCCGNNNNNNNNNNNNNNNNNNNNNNNNNNNNNNNNNNNNNNNNNNNNNNNNNNNNNNtttttttttttttttttttttttttttttttttaatctatcgccaattttctctttttttttttttgttcttctcacacgattttttctttctagagagaaagagaaattttGGAAAGGATAGCTTTTGTTTGGGAGcgaatataataatatactagcAATTTTTATATGAGTTTCTtctgaaggaggaggagagttATTTTCTGAACAAGAAGCTTTGAATCAAATCATTCCAAAAACAAACCGGAAAGCCCTTAACAAAGTCATCTTCATCCACCCATCAAACAAAAAGAGACTtaagggaggaggaggaggagctttctttttcatttcatGGATTGCTGAGTCTGTCAAGGCACCAGCACCGGTACTCTGACTTGGAGTTTTTGTACAGCTCTTCCGGCTTCATCTTCTCTAGATCGCTCTGTTTCCACGAGTTCAGACCATTCCCTTCTTCACTTAACCCATGCTCTTGATCCCGCATTCTCTTGTACAGTCTCATGGCAGATACACAGTCCTCATAAGGCTCGTGCTTCCCGCATTGGATCTTGTATCTGCAACATACAAACCAAACCAGGGTTCCTATCTCATTGTATGTTTTCCAAAGTTTTGCAGTACCCAATGTCAAGAAATAGAGCCCAAGGATTAACTTACCCGAGATATGACTTTGTGAGGTACCTGAGCGATTGGCTTACAAGATTTGTCTTCATCAAGGGCACATATTTGGCTGTGTCTCTGAGGTGAAGCATAGCAAGTATATTAGCGAGAGGCTGGAAAGAGAGATTTCAAGCAAAGGCAACAACAAGCAGAGTACCTCAACAAATGGCTAGGGTATTGGAGATTCAAGCAAGTCATATCATGCCTAAGGTCATGACCAACAAGAAGAAGCTTCCCAGCGCCATCATTATGTCCGCCGCACAAGATGGCCAAAACTTTTTCTCGCACATCCTGAAGAGACATACCGTCCTTCAAATCTGCCGGGGTCAATCCAGTTACCTCGTGCCTGAACATCAGGCGGGTGAGAGATTAATAAATAAGGAAGAattagaaaaccaaaacaagcaaaaacGTCCACAAGAAGAACCTGTAATCGGTGACAGGGTTTAGTGGTTTGACGTGAGTGGAGAGGATCACATTCTCGTCTTCGTCCACCAGGCAAACAAATGCGCACTGATCAGTAGACCCGTCAATACCAATACCTACCATTTCACAGTCAATTGACACTGCCTTGAGACGTGAAGCACCATGTGACCTAGAAGGATTAACCTGATTCCGTTGGGTAGATGTTGCCTGACATGAATATAATATAAAGCACTAATAAACTTTAAGGATGACAACAGGGAAACTGCTAGTGCTAGTATTTCAATAATCAGAAAAGAATACACTCAGGTTGTTCACATTTTGACACAGAATTCCCAACAGCTAGTGAGTGGGTCTCTGATCCTAGTTACAAAGACTtacaggaggaggaggaggaggaggaggtggagagAGGTGACACTTGTTTATATGCTCAGCAAGAGCAGCGGCCTCCTCAAAGACTTGAAGACAAAGACTACAGCCTCGTTCAGAGAAAATGGTTTTGCAGTTTCCCTTGAAAAGATGGTCCGGAACTGAAATAAATGGTGATGGAATCAAAACAATCCATAGCAATGTTGTATGTGGAATggaaacaatcatatatatatatatatatatatatatatatgtctattacCGTTAAGGTGTTCCCGAACAGATTCGAAGGATTTACAGTGCTTCAGGCAAACCCCACATCGAGGCTGATGAACTGAATGGTACGAAACCTTCATGTGCTCGACGAGGTGTTCGCGTCTATTGAACATCTTGTAGCAAGCAACGCATCTGTGCCTGCNaaaaaaaaaaaaaaaaaaaaaaaaaaaatcaactcgAATTACACAACCCTAACAGTGAATTTGCGAAGCCAAAGTGATTCGAGGGCCCAGaataaaagggaaaaacaaCTGGAGATTAAAGAGGCGAACCTTATCCTGTGATCTCCGGAAGAAATAAACTGAGAATCCATGGAAAATCAAAAGCGAGTCGAAACGTCACCGCCTGGGGTTTAGTGTTGTCACCGGAGAAGAAGGGTTCGAGTTTCCTaggggatttttttttactttttatagctACTACCTATCTTTCTTTATAATTGCCACACCACCCCTTCTCTAAAATTAATTACAGAAATCGTACTCCTCAAATCCTCCTTAAACTTTTCAAAATAACAGTTTAGCCCCCTCAGCTTTAGCACCTAccgaaattaaataaaaactaattaggAACTATTGTTGGGggtattttattaaattaacaataaaacaaaaaatatatagtattaaaacactaaataaaatataaatctatggtattttttttaaatggcaagaaaaacacattaaaatatgtttttcagacaaaaaaaatatgatttttattaaaatttggaacataagttattgtaaaatatcacaaacttccgatttaaatatctaaataacaaaatgatttctaaaataatcaaatatataagaTTAAGTCGGGTTAATCggacaaaacaaataatagttaaatgacttattttttttagagattAGTCATTAAC
This genomic window contains:
- the LOC109124443 gene encoding mediator of RNA polymerase II transcription subunit 33B (The sequence of the model RefSeq protein was modified relative to this genomic sequence to represent the inferred CDS: added 147 bases not found in genome assembly), which produces MAVAPSDFQPTLWHSVTSLIRSAQEKNVDPLHWALQLRLTLTSSGVSLPSPDLAQLLVSHIFWENHTPLSWKLLEKAISVNLVPPLLVLALLYPRVISNRKLHPAAYRLYMELLKRHAFSFMPLIRGPGYHKTMNSINDILHLSETFGIQDQEPGSILLAFVFSIVWQLVDASLDEEGLLELTSTKRSKWPSRPHDMEIDGLENPVKRNENHDALEKANTEMAIELIQEFLQNKVTSRILHLASQNMPTHWEDFSQRFGVLATKSLTVRNSKHINPEALTQLAYHTRKFLERESKTIPRGEFHAIVSSGSKLALTSQHHGTSESALWLPIDLFFEDIMDGTQAAAASAVENLTGLVKALQAANSTTWHDAFLALWLAALRLVQRERDPIEGPVPRTDTFLCVLLSVTPLAVANIIDEEESQWIDQSSSSPHNQWKEKKGKCRQGLVNSLQQLGDYESLLTPPRSVQSGANQAVAKAVMFISGNTNGHESHENTSMSESPCGCSGNMRHLIVEACISRNLLDTSAYLWPGFVTGGTNQVPQGIAGNISGWSLVMKGSPLTPSLTNSLIATPASSLAEIEKMYEVATTGSEDEKLAAASILCGASLFRGWSIQEHVIIFIVTLLSPPAPTDLSGSYSHLISSAPFLNVLLVGISPIDCVQIFSLHGVVPLLAGALMPICEAFGSGIPNITWTLPTGEVISSHAVFSTAFTLLLRLWRFDHPPLDYVLGDVPPVGPQPSPEYLLLVRNCRLECFGKSPKDRMARRRFSKVIDVSVDPIFMDSFPRLKQWYRQHQECMASILSELKTGSPVHHIVDSLLSMMFKKANKGGSQSLTPSSGSSSLSTSGVDDSSDQLKLPAWDILEAAPFVLDATLTACAHGSLSPRELATGLKILADFLPATLGTMVSYFSSEVTRGLWKPVSMNGTDWPSPAANLASVEQQIEKILAATGVDVPRLPADGISAATLPLPLAALVSLTITYKLDKATERFLVLVGPALDSLAAACPWPCMPIVTSLWTQKVKRWSDFLIFSASRTVFHHNSDAVIQLLRSCFTCTLGLTPTSQLCSYGGVGALLGHGFGSRYSGGISTAAPGILYIKVHRSIRDVMFLTEEILSLLMFSVKSIATRELPAEQAEKLKKTKDGSRYGIGQVSLSLAMTRVKLAASLGASLVWISGGLNLVQALIKETLPSWFISVHGEEDDLRGMVPMLRGYALAYFAILSSAFAWGVDSSSPASKRRPRVLWLHLEFLVSALEGKISLGCDWATWQAYVTGFVSLMVQCTPAWVLEVDVEVIKRLSKSLRQWNEQDLALALLCAGGLGTMGAATELIVETCHQL
- the LOC104784487 gene encoding RNA exonuclease 4 isoform X2; translation: MDSQFISSGDHRIRHRCVACYKMFNRREHLVEHMKVSYHSVHQPRCGVCLKHCKSFESVREHLNVPDHLFKGNCKTIFSERGCSLCLQVFEEAAALAEHINKCHLSPPPPPPPATSTQRNQVNPSRSHGASRLKAVSIDCEMVGIGIDGSTDQCAFVCLVDEDENVILSTHVKPLNPVTDYRHEVTGLTPADLKDGMSLQDVREKVLAILCGGHNDGAGKLLLVGHDLRHDMTCLNLQYPSHLLRDTAKYVPLMKTNLVSQSLRYLTKSYLGYKIQCGKHEPYEDCVSAMRLYKRMRDQEHGLSEEGNGLNSWKQSDLEKMKPEELYKNSKSEYRCWCLDRLSNP
- the LOC104784487 gene encoding RNA exonuclease 4 isoform X1 — translated: MDSQFISSGDHRIRHRCVACYKMFNRREHLVEHMKVSYHSVHQPRCGVCLKHCKSFESVREHLNVPDHLFKGNCKTIFSERGCSLCLQVFEEAAALAEHINKCHLSPPPPPPPPPATSTQRNQVNPSRSHGASRLKAVSIDCEMVGIGIDGSTDQCAFVCLVDEDENVILSTHVKPLNPVTDYRHEVTGLTPADLKDGMSLQDVREKVLAILCGGHNDGAGKLLLVGHDLRHDMTCLNLQYPSHLLRDTAKYVPLMKTNLVSQSLRYLTKSYLGYKIQCGKHEPYEDCVSAMRLYKRMRDQEHGLSEEGNGLNSWKQSDLEKMKPEELYKNSKSEYRCWCLDRLSNP